In the genome of Succinivibrio dextrinosolvens, the window ACTATTCTTGGTGTACTTATTACCATGTGTAAGAAACTTGGTATCAAGACTATAGCGGAAGGTGTAGAGAATAAGGCTCAGAGCGAGATTCTTAAGTCTTTAGGCTGTGATGAGATTCAGGGCTATTATTTCAGCAAGCCAATTAAGGATGAAGATTATTACGGCAAATTCTAAGAAACGCCTGTACTGGCAGGCGTTACTGAAAAACTAAGGTTGAGGATTTAATACCTTAAGACGGGCACTTCCCCCTTTCTTCGATAAAACCTGGTACAGTTCATCCACTATAGGAGACAGCTCGTTATCAAGGCCGTATGGGTAATTTAGAATCAGCATGCCTGAACCGCACATACCGAAAACTTCCTCCTGAGGCTCAACACAGAGTTCAACCTGCAGCATAGGGATATTGAGTCGTCTTAAATCCTGAGTCAGATTCTTAGAATGATCTCGAAGCTTTCCTAAAACAGGATACCAGATTGCAAATATTCCTGTATTCCATTTTACATGGCCGTTTTTTACAGCTTTAACAAGATCAATATACTCATTCTTCTCTTCATAAGCAGGATCAATTACTACCATACCTCTGCGAGGAGTTGGTGGTAAAAGCGCATTTAAAGCCCCAAGCCCTTCCCTGTTCTGTATATTACAGCGTCTGTCTCTTTTAAAGTTATTTCTCAGATTCTCAAATTCATTTGGATGTAAATCAATGAAGGTAAATTTATCCGTTTCTCTGCCAAGTTTAGCTTCAAACATTGGAGAGCCAGGATAGAAATTTCCATCTTCCTGTTTTACTGACTCATAAACTTCAAAAAACTCAGGTACAAGTTCATGAAGATTCTTATTATCCTTGATTTTGCTAATGCCGCTTTTATACTCCTGATTCTTCTGTGCCATAAAACCGTCAAGCTTATATAGACCAGAACCGGAATGAGTATCAATTACAATGTAAGGCTTGTCCTTTCTGTTTAATGCCCTCATTAGAAGGCATATAACCATATGCTTTAGAATATCAGCGTGATTACCAGAATGAAAACCGTGTTTATAACTGAGCATAAATCATTTATTCCTTAAAAAATTTGTTGGTAGTTTAACACGAATCGGCTAGATTTAATCTAAAATTAAGAAGGAAACCTCTAGAGGAGAATTGACCTTGAAAAGATTAGTCACCGCACTGACTGCACTACTGAGCTGCTTCTGCTGTTCAGCCTTTGTTATTGATTACGATGCAATAAGTGACAACGACAACGTTGAGTACTATGGAGCAAATACTCTGAATTACTCTACTCATGGAAGCTCAAGCGATGACAGTGTTAACCGAATCGTTGTCCCCCATGACAGACAAAAAGGAATCGCTACCAATGAGGACAATCAAGGCGGAGGACTTAAACTTGAGGGTGTAAACAAATCAGATCTGGAAAATCTATACTACGGGAACGAACTATACAATAAGACAAAATAGAAACTAGAATCTTCTCTGGTTAATAGCTTCCTCAAGACCTGCAACCCACATCACTGCTGTTTCGTAAGCCATAAGAATATCGTGTCTTGGCATAAAACCTGAGGCCATAATTCCATCAACAAATTCAAGATCCAGGGATTCCATTGAAACAGCGATTTTGTAAATTGTCTCGTATTCAGGAATATCATGCATAATCTTCTTGATCCTACTGTCAATCTGGTCAATCAGCATATCAACCTTTGATGTTGTAAAGGCGTACATATGTGAAATCAGAGAGCCGATTCCAAGAGAGAATCCCCATGAAACATCAATGCTTCCAGCGTGGTAAAAAGTCAGTTCTTCA includes:
- a CDS encoding 23S rRNA (adenine(2030)-N(6))-methyltransferase RlmJ, which translates into the protein MLSYKHGFHSGNHADILKHMVICLLMRALNRKDKPYIVIDTHSGSGLYKLDGFMAQKNQEYKSGISKIKDNKNLHELVPEFFEVYESVKQEDGNFYPGSPMFEAKLGRETDKFTFIDLHPNEFENLRNNFKRDRRCNIQNREGLGALNALLPPTPRRGMVVIDPAYEEKNEYIDLVKAVKNGHVKWNTGIFAIWYPVLGKLRDHSKNLTQDLRRLNIPMLQVELCVEPQEEVFGMCGSGMLILNYPYGLDNELSPIVDELYQVLSKKGGSARLKVLNPQP